A genomic stretch from Burkholderia pyrrocinia includes:
- the pyrC gene encoding dihydroorotase, with translation MTASNASSPATLSLARPDDWHLHLRDGDMLAAVLPHTARQFGRAIVMPNLKPPVTTTAQAQAYRERILAALPAGMTFEPLMTLYLTDNTPPDEIRRARESGFVHGVKLYPAGATTNSDHGVTDLAKCAKTLEAMQETGMPLLVHGEVTDASIDLFDREKVFIDRVMTPLRRDFPGLKVVFEHITTKDAADYVRDADAAPGLLGATITAHHLLYNRNALFVGGIRPHYYCLPVLKRETHRVALVEAATSGNPRFFLGTDSAPHARGAKETACGCAGCYTALHALELYAEAFDHAGALDKLEGFASFFGADFYGLPRSAETVTLRREAWELPREIFAGDTPVVPLRGGETIGWKLA, from the coding sequence ATGACTGCCTCGAACGCTTCCTCCCCGGCGACGCTTTCGCTCGCCCGTCCCGACGACTGGCACCTGCACCTGCGAGACGGCGACATGCTGGCCGCCGTGCTGCCGCACACCGCGCGCCAGTTCGGCCGCGCGATCGTCATGCCGAACCTGAAGCCGCCGGTGACGACCACCGCACAGGCGCAGGCCTATCGCGAGCGCATCCTCGCCGCGCTGCCGGCCGGGATGACGTTCGAACCGCTGATGACGCTGTACCTGACCGACAACACGCCGCCCGACGAAATCCGCCGCGCGCGCGAAAGCGGCTTCGTGCACGGCGTGAAGCTGTATCCGGCAGGCGCTACGACGAACTCGGACCACGGCGTCACCGATCTCGCGAAATGCGCGAAGACGCTCGAGGCGATGCAGGAAACGGGCATGCCGCTGCTCGTGCACGGCGAGGTGACCGATGCGTCGATCGACCTGTTCGACCGCGAGAAGGTCTTCATCGACCGCGTGATGACGCCGCTGCGCCGCGATTTCCCGGGCCTGAAGGTCGTGTTCGAGCACATCACGACGAAGGACGCGGCCGACTACGTGCGCGATGCCGACGCGGCGCCCGGCCTGCTCGGCGCGACGATCACCGCGCATCACCTGCTGTACAACCGCAACGCGCTGTTCGTCGGCGGGATTCGCCCGCACTACTACTGCCTGCCCGTGCTGAAGCGCGAGACGCATCGCGTCGCGCTGGTCGAGGCCGCGACCTCGGGCAACCCGCGCTTCTTCCTCGGTACCGACAGCGCACCGCATGCGCGCGGCGCGAAGGAAACCGCGTGCGGCTGCGCAGGCTGCTACACGGCGCTGCACGCGCTCGAACTGTATGCGGAAGCGTTCGACCACGCCGGCGCGCTCGACAAGCTGGAAGGCTTTGCGAGCTTCTTCGGCGCCGATTTCTACGGGCTGCCGCGCAGCGCCGAGACGGTCACGCTGCGCCGCGAGGCGTGGGAACTGCCGCGCGAGATCTTCGCGGGCGACACGCCGGTCGTGCCGCTGCGCGGCGGCGAGACGATCGGCTGGAAACTCGCGTGA
- a CDS encoding DUF1090 family protein: MMKQRLTPFFAAALLAAAAPAVAAQVGCEAKLDALDARIAEARTAHAEDRVARLRAVRERVRHFCARGHGHASAVTAPAPDARLRGTPPDATSQPAARQPA, encoded by the coding sequence ATGATGAAACAACGACTTACGCCCTTCTTCGCGGCCGCGCTGCTGGCCGCCGCGGCGCCTGCCGTCGCCGCCCAGGTCGGCTGCGAAGCCAAGCTCGACGCGCTCGATGCGCGCATTGCCGAAGCCCGGACCGCCCATGCCGAGGATCGCGTCGCCCGCCTGCGTGCGGTGCGCGAACGCGTCCGCCACTTCTGCGCACGCGGCCACGGCCATGCGTCGGCCGTGACCGCGCCGGCACCCGACGCACGCTTGCGCGGCACACCGCCCGACGCGACATCGCAGCCGGCCGCACGGCAGCCTGCGTAA
- a CDS encoding OsmC family protein, with protein MPDRIRIRQRWSASMECKVSWMGQDGMAFSAQTGSGHLVTMDGAPEGGGHNLAPRPMEMVLLGTGGCTAYDVVLILKKSRQEVTGCSVTLKAERASEDPKVFTKVHFHFTVTGRNLNPATVERAINLSHDKYCSASIMIAKTAELTHSFDIVAA; from the coding sequence ATGCCGGATCGAATCCGAATCAGGCAACGCTGGAGTGCAAGCATGGAATGCAAAGTAAGCTGGATGGGTCAGGACGGCATGGCGTTTTCGGCCCAGACCGGAAGCGGGCATCTCGTCACGATGGACGGCGCGCCCGAAGGCGGCGGCCATAATCTCGCGCCGCGCCCGATGGAAATGGTGCTGCTCGGCACCGGCGGCTGCACGGCCTATGACGTCGTGCTGATCCTGAAGAAGAGCCGCCAGGAAGTCACCGGCTGCTCGGTCACGCTGAAGGCCGAACGCGCGAGCGAAGACCCGAAGGTGTTCACGAAGGTGCACTTCCACTTCACCGTCACCGGCCGCAACCTGAACCCGGCCACGGTCGAACGCGCGATCAACCTGTCGCACGACAAGTACTGCTCCGCGTCGATCATGATCGCGAAGACGGCCGAACTCACGCATTCGTTCGACATCGTCGCCGCCTGA
- a CDS encoding DUF3025 domain-containing protein, protein MSGAPPRGAGHTAGSGAADCARIDWSAPWLAQYAEPGRAAQAAARAGDAALLDALNGVLRDGGRISGRGRPLRFVPQAELPPGVAYETHIADTGGVPTRHNLHDFFNALVWFAYPHIKAALNARQAAAIDAAGGVGPVRGTLRDALTLFDENAALFVTADRALVDALRGFDWQRLLVAARDAWGTRCEARLVGHALLEKLVAPYKSCTAHTWIVEVSADYFSWPDAQRTAHVDARVAAELATRELTSRDFSPLPVLGVPGWCDANAGAAFYDDPAVFRSGRRTRAAGGGAQC, encoded by the coding sequence GTGAGCGGCGCGCCGCCGCGCGGAGCCGGCCACACGGCCGGCAGCGGGGCGGCGGATTGCGCGCGGATCGACTGGTCCGCGCCGTGGCTTGCACAGTACGCGGAGCCCGGCCGCGCCGCGCAGGCGGCCGCACGGGCGGGCGATGCCGCGCTGCTCGACGCGCTGAACGGCGTTTTGCGCGACGGCGGGCGCATCAGCGGTCGCGGCAGGCCGCTGCGATTCGTGCCGCAGGCCGAACTGCCGCCTGGTGTCGCGTACGAGACCCATATTGCCGACACCGGCGGCGTGCCGACCCGCCACAATCTTCACGACTTCTTCAATGCGCTCGTCTGGTTCGCGTATCCGCACATCAAGGCCGCGTTGAACGCGCGCCAGGCCGCCGCGATCGACGCGGCGGGCGGCGTCGGGCCTGTGCGCGGCACGCTGCGCGATGCGCTCACGCTGTTCGACGAGAATGCCGCGCTGTTCGTGACGGCCGACCGCGCGCTCGTCGATGCGCTGCGCGGCTTCGACTGGCAGCGGCTGCTGGTCGCCGCACGCGACGCGTGGGGCACGCGCTGCGAAGCGCGGCTCGTCGGCCATGCGCTGCTCGAGAAGCTCGTCGCGCCTTACAAGTCCTGCACGGCGCACACGTGGATCGTCGAAGTGAGCGCCGACTATTTTTCGTGGCCCGACGCGCAGCGCACTGCGCATGTCGATGCGCGTGTCGCCGCCGAACTCGCGACGCGCGAGTTGACGAGCCGCGATTTCTCGCCGCTTCCGGTGCTCGGCGTGCCGGGCTGGTGCGACGCGAATGCCGGCGCCGCGTTCTACGACGATCCGGCCGTATTCCGCAGCGGTCGCCGCACGCGCGCAGCCGGCGGCGGCGCGCAGTGCTAG
- a CDS encoding class II glutamine amidotransferase has translation MCQLLGMNCAAPTDVTFSFTGFAARGGLTDHHADGWGIAFFEDKACRLFIDHQASATSPIAEMVKRYPIKSKNTIAHIRKATQGHILLENSHPFMRELWGRHWIFAHNGDLQDYAPNMDGSVYHPVGTTDSEQAFCVLMQGLREAFPGAQPPLPELFERVGELTRGITDHGVFNFLMSNGQALFAHCSTRLHYLVRRWPFSTAHLVDEDLSIDFAKYTTPEDRVAVIATQPLTDNEVWTAFEPGELIMFQCGDVAARMQIPVPERVLEKLRNPALDASASAPRESREALATAADGDSDDAIDF, from the coding sequence ATGTGCCAACTCCTAGGAATGAACTGCGCCGCGCCGACGGACGTCACATTCTCCTTCACAGGTTTCGCGGCCCGGGGCGGGCTCACCGATCACCATGCCGACGGCTGGGGCATCGCGTTCTTCGAAGACAAGGCCTGCCGCCTGTTCATCGATCACCAGGCATCGGCTACCTCGCCGATCGCCGAAATGGTGAAGCGCTACCCGATCAAGTCCAAGAACACGATCGCGCACATCCGCAAGGCGACGCAAGGGCACATCCTGCTCGAGAACAGCCATCCGTTCATGCGCGAGCTGTGGGGCCGGCACTGGATCTTCGCGCATAACGGCGACCTGCAGGACTACGCGCCGAACATGGACGGCAGCGTCTACCACCCGGTCGGCACGACCGACAGCGAACAGGCGTTCTGCGTGCTGATGCAGGGGCTGCGCGAGGCATTTCCCGGCGCGCAGCCGCCGCTGCCGGAACTGTTCGAACGCGTCGGCGAGCTCACGCGCGGCATCACCGATCACGGCGTGTTCAACTTCCTGATGTCGAACGGCCAGGCGCTCTTCGCGCACTGCTCGACACGGCTGCACTACCTCGTGCGGCGCTGGCCGTTCTCGACCGCGCATCTCGTCGACGAAGACCTGTCGATCGACTTCGCGAAATACACGACGCCCGAGGATCGTGTCGCGGTGATCGCGACGCAGCCGCTCACCGACAACGAGGTCTGGACCGCGTTCGAGCCGGGCGAGCTGATCATGTTCCAGTGCGGCGACGTCGCCGCGCGGATGCAGATCCCGGTGCCCGAACGCGTGCTCGAGAAGCTGCGCAATCCGGCGCTCGACGCGTCGGCCTCGGCACCGCGCGAATCACGCGAAGCGCTCGCCACCGCCGCCGACGGCGATTCCGACGACGCGATCGACTTCTGA